In one window of Vanrija pseudolonga chromosome 5, complete sequence DNA:
- the AHK2_2 gene encoding Histidine kinase 2: protein MWGQRPPWLPTDAAGLHDSPRPTKRPRTRSNRMKDWLRQLATPTTAPGSTHDSHLSSSEPTHRLFTERVQVSKRNEAHSEGSDDRRSGSPGPISYIVVDADYSALGKAPDSSGTATPVGINSSTSPRTRHSMEGRTGTYSTQGSAAFRAPSIGSWAWFKLIFQLRVWPALVYFANPRFLDQKKETLYRKEAWYSEKFGAVFSSFLLLINWISFCSLLKKPTKFQLWSYTLLCGIPALPLLPMLLLNWPIRRNCMMRYSYQICLLVAVWSWSFLLAVDMKFCNFGQPGSTCDDRKIIAQAGYVVGLPTISILFMRQNRFLHLLCTLGASVCWLVTSNELNGQIPLEYWRTPIGFVIYHTFLIGLDFLRERSGRQLFELREELKSQYRAVQSAQVMERKAEQSKERFVSYIFHEVRVPLNTALLAVQNLRGEGVFHNLNEDKSDMVHGLSSSLSLMENVLDDVLSFNRMESGMFVLTNRPFDFQKAMQLIALAHRLQAQSAGIDLLFNWDPRISALPLLLGDEMRLRQVASNLVSNAIKFTPKGSVTITTSIVRSVPPMATAIAPEGLEETDAKAFIKDLEKGDVEVEAVRMSLGSQPGETSTAMSSEPSYGGCKIVDDELSQPESDKWVVLRVEVADTGVGIKEEDMEEGHLFSPYSQSEVGRRQGGKGSGLGLALVRQIVQLSGGRLGVDSQVGVGTTVWFECPFALAGPNHLTPALGPRTQPPTPPMSCQPLPSPPISLSRPPVSRRAPAFVPTAAASASGDNIATTRPLSVPPSSPTSPLTLRYPMAVTDGSPMWDVPPPFGRGPSVDSVPMTALSSAPTTPAATRVVSDPMASAAPRDPTRLRTLVVDDDKLTRKLMSRMLSRLGHDVDNADNGKTALDLIMSEYSQGRSYDVVFLDNQMPQMTGVEVVRALRQAQNGVFVVGCTGNALREDQREYLDAGAHQLLPKPIHQSSIELILEEARQRRAQHDPSQST from the exons ATGTGGGGGCAGAGGCCACCCTGGTTGCCAACGGACGCGGCTGGCTTGCACGATAGCCCTCGACCGACAAAAAGGCCGCGCACTCGATCAAACCGGATGAAAGACTGGCTCAGACAGCTGGCAACGCCTACTACGGCTCCGGGATCGACACACGATTCGCATCTGTCGTCTTCTGAACCGACTCACAGATTGTTCACTGAGCGAGTGCAAGTTTCAAAGCGAAATGAAGCGCATTCTGAAGGTTCCGACGACCGACGGTCCGGCTCCCCGGGCCCAATCTCCTacattgtcgtcgacgcagACTATAGCGCGCTAGGCAAGGCGCCAGATTCGTCGGGAACGGCTACCCCGGTTGGGATCAACAGTTCCACTAGCCCGCGAACGCGTCATTCAATGGAAGGCAGGACTGGCACCTACAGCACCCAAGGTAGTGCAGCCTTTCGCGCCCCAAGTATCGGCTCTTGGGCGTGGTTCAAACTCATCTTCCAGCTACGCGTCTGGCCAGCCCTCGTCTATTTCGCAAACCCAAGGTTCCTCGACCAAAAGAAAGAGACGCTGTATCGCAAAGAG GCTTGGTACTCGGAGAAGTTTGGAGCCGTCTTCTCGtcgttcctcctcctcatcaacTGGATCTCATTCTGCTCACTGCTAAAGAAGCCCACAAAGTTTCAGCTATGG TCGTACACCCTGTTGTGCGGTATCCCAGCACTTCCCCTCCTCCCGATGCTCCTTCTCAACTGGCCGATCAGGCGCAACTGCATGATGCGCTACAGCTACCAGATCTGCTTGCTCGTCGCggtgtggtcgtggtcg TTCCTGCTTGCCGTGGACATGAAGTTCTGTAAT TTTGGCCAACCTGGAAGCACCTGCGACGACAGAAAGATCATTGCCCAGGCTGGTTATGTCGTCGGGCTACCGACCATTTCCATCCTGTTCATGCGTCAGAATCGCTTCCTACACTTGCTCTGCACCCTTGGAGCGTCCGTCTGCTGGCTCGTCACCTCGAATGAGCTAAACGGTCAGATCCCCCTCGAATACTGGAGGACCCCAATTGGAT TCGTCATCTATCACACCTTTCTCATCGGCCTCGACTTTCTACGAGAACGATCCGGAAGGCAGCTgttcgagctgcgcgaggagctcaagtCGCAGTACCGGGCTGTACAATCGGCCCAGGTCATGGAACGCAAGGCTGAGCAGTCCAAGGAGCGCTTCGTGTCGTATA TCTTCCATGAAGTCCGCGTTCCCCTCAACACAGCACTGTTAGCAGTCCAGAACctccgcggcgagggcgtctTCCACAACCTGAACGAGGACAAGAGTGACATGGTCCATGGCCTCTCCAGCTCTCTAAGCCTCATGGAGAAT gtcctcgacgacgtcctATCGTTCAACCGCATGGAGTCGGGCATGTTTGTGCTCACCAACCGACCATTCGACTTTCAAAAGGCCATGCAGCTCATCGCCCTGGCCCACCGACTCCAAGCCCAATCCGCCGGCATCGATCTCCTATTCAACTGGGACCCTCGCATCTCGGCCCTGCCattgctgctcggcgacgagatgCGGCTGCGCCAAGTCGCGTCCAACCTTGTCAGCAATGCCATCAAGTTTACACCAAAGGGCTCGGTGACTATTACCACGTCCATCGTCCGGTCTGTGCCGCCGATGGCGACAGCCATCGCGcccgagggcctcgaggaaaccgacgccaaggcgtTCATCAAGGACCTGGAAaagggcgacgtcgaggtcgaggccgttCGCATGTCCCTGGGCTCGCAGCCCGGGGAGACGTCGACCGCAATGTCCAGCGAACCGTCGTACGGCGGCtgcaagattgtcgacgacgagctgagcCAACCCGAGTCCGACAAGTGGGTCGTCTTGCGCGTCGAAGTTGCCGACACTGGCGTCGGCATCAAGGAAGAAGACATGGAGGAGGGGCACCTCTTCAGCCCATACTCGCAGAGTGAAGTTGGGAGACGccagggcggcaagggctcAGGGCTGGGCCTGGCCCTTGTTCGGCAGATTGTCCAGCTGTCAGGAGGGCGTCTGGGGGTCGACAGTCAGGTGGGCGTGGGTACAACTGTTTG GTTTGAATGTCCATTCGCCTTGGCTGGACCCAACCACCTCACACCAGCATTGGGGCCGCGCACACAacccccgacgccgcccatgTCATGTCAACCTCTTCCATCCCCTCCGATATCTctgtcgcggccgccggtatcacgccgcgcgccggcatTCGTCCCCACGGctgcagcgtcggcgtctggCGACAACATTGCAACGACTCGGCCGCTCTCTGTCCCACCGAGCTCACCGACGTCGCCATTGACGCTCCGCTACCCCATGGCAGTCACTGATGGCTCACCCATGTGGGACGTTCCTCCGCCATTCGGACGCGGCCCGTCTGTGGACAGTGTGCCGATGACTGCGCTGTCTTCGGCCCCGACAACACCAGCCGCCACTAGAGTTGTATCTGATCCCATGGCTtctgcagcgccgcgcgacccCACTCGTCTACGGACACTTGTGGTCGACGATGACAA ACTCACCCGCAAGCTCATGTCGCGAATGCTGTCACGACTCGGTCACGATGTCGACAATGCCGACAATGGCAAAACAGCCCTCGACTTGATCATGTCAGAGTACAGCCAAGGCCGATCTTACGATGTCGTCTTCTTGGACAA CCAAATGCCGCAGATGACCGGAGTCGAGGTCGTACGGGCCCTTCGCCAAGCCCAGAACGGTGTCTTTGTCGTGGGCTGCACTGGCAATGCCCTTCGCGAAGACCAGAGAGAGTACCTCGACGCAGGAGCTCACCAGCTTCTCCCCAAGCCAATCCACCAGAGCTCAAtcgagctcatcctcgaAGAGgcgcgccaacgccgtgCCCAGCATGACCCATCCCAATCAACCTAG
- the AHK2_2 gene encoding Histidine kinase 2, giving the protein MWGQRPPWLPTDAAGLHDSPRPTKRPRTRSNRMKDWLRQLATPTTAPGSTHDSHLSSSEPTHRLFTERVQVSKRNEAHSEGSDDRRSGSPGPISYIVVDADYSALGKAPDSSGTATPVGINSSTSPRTRHSMEGRTGTYSTQGSAAFRAPSIGSWAWFKLIFQLRVWPALVYFANPRFLDQKKETLYRKEAWYSEKFGAVFSSFLLLINWISFCSLLKKPTKFQLWSYTLLCGIPALPLLPMLLLNWPIRRNCMMRYSYQICLLVAVWSWSFLLAVDMKFCNFGQPGSTCDDRKIIAQAGYVVGLPTISILFMRQNRFLHLLCTLGASVCWLVTSNELNGQIPLEYWRTPIGFVIYHTFLIGLDFLRERSGRQLFELREELKSQYRAVQSAQVMERKAEQSKERFVSYIFHEVRVPLNTALLAVQNLRGEGVFHNLNEDKSDMVHGLSSSLSLMENVLDDVLSFNRMESGMFVLTNRPFDFQKAMQLIALAHRLQAQSAGIDLLFNWDPRISALPLLLGDEMRLRQVASNLVSNAIKFTPKGSVTITTSIVRSVPPMATAIAPEGLEETDAKAFIKDLEKGDVEVEAVRMSLGSQPGETSTAMSSEPSYGGCKIVDDELSQPESDKWVVLRVEVADTGVGIKEEDMEEGHLFSPYSQSEVGRRQGGKGSGLGLALVRQIVQLSGGRLGVDSQV; this is encoded by the exons ATGTGGGGGCAGAGGCCACCCTGGTTGCCAACGGACGCGGCTGGCTTGCACGATAGCCCTCGACCGACAAAAAGGCCGCGCACTCGATCAAACCGGATGAAAGACTGGCTCAGACAGCTGGCAACGCCTACTACGGCTCCGGGATCGACACACGATTCGCATCTGTCGTCTTCTGAACCGACTCACAGATTGTTCACTGAGCGAGTGCAAGTTTCAAAGCGAAATGAAGCGCATTCTGAAGGTTCCGACGACCGACGGTCCGGCTCCCCGGGCCCAATCTCCTacattgtcgtcgacgcagACTATAGCGCGCTAGGCAAGGCGCCAGATTCGTCGGGAACGGCTACCCCGGTTGGGATCAACAGTTCCACTAGCCCGCGAACGCGTCATTCAATGGAAGGCAGGACTGGCACCTACAGCACCCAAGGTAGTGCAGCCTTTCGCGCCCCAAGTATCGGCTCTTGGGCGTGGTTCAAACTCATCTTCCAGCTACGCGTCTGGCCAGCCCTCGTCTATTTCGCAAACCCAAGGTTCCTCGACCAAAAGAAAGAGACGCTGTATCGCAAAGAG GCTTGGTACTCGGAGAAGTTTGGAGCCGTCTTCTCGtcgttcctcctcctcatcaacTGGATCTCATTCTGCTCACTGCTAAAGAAGCCCACAAAGTTTCAGCTATGG TCGTACACCCTGTTGTGCGGTATCCCAGCACTTCCCCTCCTCCCGATGCTCCTTCTCAACTGGCCGATCAGGCGCAACTGCATGATGCGCTACAGCTACCAGATCTGCTTGCTCGTCGCggtgtggtcgtggtcg TTCCTGCTTGCCGTGGACATGAAGTTCTGTAAT TTTGGCCAACCTGGAAGCACCTGCGACGACAGAAAGATCATTGCCCAGGCTGGTTATGTCGTCGGGCTACCGACCATTTCCATCCTGTTCATGCGTCAGAATCGCTTCCTACACTTGCTCTGCACCCTTGGAGCGTCCGTCTGCTGGCTCGTCACCTCGAATGAGCTAAACGGTCAGATCCCCCTCGAATACTGGAGGACCCCAATTGGAT TCGTCATCTATCACACCTTTCTCATCGGCCTCGACTTTCTACGAGAACGATCCGGAAGGCAGCTgttcgagctgcgcgaggagctcaagtCGCAGTACCGGGCTGTACAATCGGCCCAGGTCATGGAACGCAAGGCTGAGCAGTCCAAGGAGCGCTTCGTGTCGTATA TCTTCCATGAAGTCCGCGTTCCCCTCAACACAGCACTGTTAGCAGTCCAGAACctccgcggcgagggcgtctTCCACAACCTGAACGAGGACAAGAGTGACATGGTCCATGGCCTCTCCAGCTCTCTAAGCCTCATGGAGAAT gtcctcgacgacgtcctATCGTTCAACCGCATGGAGTCGGGCATGTTTGTGCTCACCAACCGACCATTCGACTTTCAAAAGGCCATGCAGCTCATCGCCCTGGCCCACCGACTCCAAGCCCAATCCGCCGGCATCGATCTCCTATTCAACTGGGACCCTCGCATCTCGGCCCTGCCattgctgctcggcgacgagatgCGGCTGCGCCAAGTCGCGTCCAACCTTGTCAGCAATGCCATCAAGTTTACACCAAAGGGCTCGGTGACTATTACCACGTCCATCGTCCGGTCTGTGCCGCCGATGGCGACAGCCATCGCGcccgagggcctcgaggaaaccgacgccaaggcgtTCATCAAGGACCTGGAAaagggcgacgtcgaggtcgaggccgttCGCATGTCCCTGGGCTCGCAGCCCGGGGAGACGTCGACCGCAATGTCCAGCGAACCGTCGTACGGCGGCtgcaagattgtcgacgacgagctgagcCAACCCGAGTCCGACAAGTGGGTCGTCTTGCGCGTCGAAGTTGCCGACACTGGCGTCGGCATCAAGGAAGAAGACATGGAGGAGGGGCACCTCTTCAGCCCATACTCGCAGAGTGAAGTTGGGAGACGccagggcggcaagggctcAGGGCTGGGCCTGGCCCTTGTTCGGCAGATTGTCCAGCTGTCAGGAGGGCGTCTGGGGGTCGACAGTCAG GTTTGA
- the AHK2_2 gene encoding Histidine kinase 2, giving the protein MWGQRPPWLPTDAAGLHDSPRPTKRPRTRSNRMKDWLRQLATPTTAPGSTHDSHLSSSEPTHRLFTERVQVSKRNEAHSEGSDDRRSGSPGPISYIVVDADYSALGKAPDSSGTATPVGINSSTSPRTRHSMEGRTGTYSTQGSAAFRAPSIGSWAWFKLIFQLRVWPALVYFANPRFLDQKKETLYRKEAWYSEKFGAVFSSFLLLINWISFCSLLKKPTKFQLWVRNQAVDGADRQSYTLLCGIPALPLLPMLLLNWPIRRNCMMRYSYQICLLVAVWSWSFLLAVDMKFCNFGQPGSTCDDRKIIAQAGYVVGLPTISILFMRQNRFLHLLCTLGASVCWLVTSNELNGQIPLEYWRTPIGCESVAEGDNLTTVVIYHTFLIGLDFLRERSGRQLFELREELKSQYRAVQSAQVMERKAEQSKERFVSYIFHEVRVPLNTALLAVQNLRGEGVFHNLNEDKSDMVHGLSSSLSLMENVLDDVLSFNRMESGMFVLTNRPFDFQKAMQLIALAHRLQAQSAGIDLLFNWDPRISALPLLLGDEMRLRQVASNLVSNAIKFTPKGSVTITTSIVRSVPPMATAIAPEGLEETDAKAFIKDLEKGDVEVEAVRMSLGSQPGETSTAMSSEPSYGGCKIVDDELSQPESDKWVVLRVEVADTGVGIKEEDMEEGHLFSPYSQSEVGRRQGGKGSGLGLALVRQIVQLSGGRLGVDSQV; this is encoded by the exons ATGTGGGGGCAGAGGCCACCCTGGTTGCCAACGGACGCGGCTGGCTTGCACGATAGCCCTCGACCGACAAAAAGGCCGCGCACTCGATCAAACCGGATGAAAGACTGGCTCAGACAGCTGGCAACGCCTACTACGGCTCCGGGATCGACACACGATTCGCATCTGTCGTCTTCTGAACCGACTCACAGATTGTTCACTGAGCGAGTGCAAGTTTCAAAGCGAAATGAAGCGCATTCTGAAGGTTCCGACGACCGACGGTCCGGCTCCCCGGGCCCAATCTCCTacattgtcgtcgacgcagACTATAGCGCGCTAGGCAAGGCGCCAGATTCGTCGGGAACGGCTACCCCGGTTGGGATCAACAGTTCCACTAGCCCGCGAACGCGTCATTCAATGGAAGGCAGGACTGGCACCTACAGCACCCAAGGTAGTGCAGCCTTTCGCGCCCCAAGTATCGGCTCTTGGGCGTGGTTCAAACTCATCTTCCAGCTACGCGTCTGGCCAGCCCTCGTCTATTTCGCAAACCCAAGGTTCCTCGACCAAAAGAAAGAGACGCTGTATCGCAAAGAG GCTTGGTACTCGGAGAAGTTTGGAGCCGTCTTCTCGtcgttcctcctcctcatcaacTGGATCTCATTCTGCTCACTGCTAAAGAAGCCCACAAAGTTTCAGCTATGGGTGAGGAACCAGGCCGTTGATGGAGCTGATCGCCAGTCGTACACCCTGTTGTGCGGTATCCCAGCACTTCCCCTCCTCCCGATGCTCCTTCTCAACTGGCCGATCAGGCGCAACTGCATGATGCGCTACAGCTACCAGATCTGCTTGCTCGTCGCggtgtggtcgtggtcg TTCCTGCTTGCCGTGGACATGAAGTTCTGTAAT TTTGGCCAACCTGGAAGCACCTGCGACGACAGAAAGATCATTGCCCAGGCTGGTTATGTCGTCGGGCTACCGACCATTTCCATCCTGTTCATGCGTCAGAATCGCTTCCTACACTTGCTCTGCACCCTTGGAGCGTCCGTCTGCTGGCTCGTCACCTCGAATGAGCTAAACGGTCAGATCCCCCTCGAATACTGGAGGACCCCAATTGGATGTGAGTCGGTAGCTGAGGGCGATAACCTGACAACAGTCGTCATCTATCACACCTTTCTCATCGGCCTCGACTTTCTACGAGAACGATCCGGAAGGCAGCTgttcgagctgcgcgaggagctcaagtCGCAGTACCGGGCTGTACAATCGGCCCAGGTCATGGAACGCAAGGCTGAGCAGTCCAAGGAGCGCTTCGTGTCGTATA TCTTCCATGAAGTCCGCGTTCCCCTCAACACAGCACTGTTAGCAGTCCAGAACctccgcggcgagggcgtctTCCACAACCTGAACGAGGACAAGAGTGACATGGTCCATGGCCTCTCCAGCTCTCTAAGCCTCATGGAGAAT gtcctcgacgacgtcctATCGTTCAACCGCATGGAGTCGGGCATGTTTGTGCTCACCAACCGACCATTCGACTTTCAAAAGGCCATGCAGCTCATCGCCCTGGCCCACCGACTCCAAGCCCAATCCGCCGGCATCGATCTCCTATTCAACTGGGACCCTCGCATCTCGGCCCTGCCattgctgctcggcgacgagatgCGGCTGCGCCAAGTCGCGTCCAACCTTGTCAGCAATGCCATCAAGTTTACACCAAAGGGCTCGGTGACTATTACCACGTCCATCGTCCGGTCTGTGCCGCCGATGGCGACAGCCATCGCGcccgagggcctcgaggaaaccgacgccaaggcgtTCATCAAGGACCTGGAAaagggcgacgtcgaggtcgaggccgttCGCATGTCCCTGGGCTCGCAGCCCGGGGAGACGTCGACCGCAATGTCCAGCGAACCGTCGTACGGCGGCtgcaagattgtcgacgacgagctgagcCAACCCGAGTCCGACAAGTGGGTCGTCTTGCGCGTCGAAGTTGCCGACACTGGCGTCGGCATCAAGGAAGAAGACATGGAGGAGGGGCACCTCTTCAGCCCATACTCGCAGAGTGAAGTTGGGAGACGccagggcggcaagggctcAGGGCTGGGCCTGGCCCTTGTTCGGCAGATTGTCCAGCTGTCAGGAGGGCGTCTGGGGGTCGACAGTCAG GTTTGA